From Acinetobacter sp. ASP199, the proteins below share one genomic window:
- the trmD gene encoding tRNA (guanosine(37)-N1)-methyltransferase TrmD: MFFAVITLFPEMFEAITAYGISGRAAKRDLMQIHCINPREFAEGNYKRVDERPFGGGPGMVMMAEPLAKAIHRAKELAAQAGAVHVPVVYMSPQGKTLNEPAVQDFVKYDGLIVLCGRYEGVDERLIQKYVDQEWSIGDYVLSGGELPAMVLLDSIIRRLPGAMSDEQSHVQDSFVDGLLDCPQYTKPDHFEGMDVPDILKSGHHANIEKWRFLQRYQRTLERRPELVEKVELSKQQKKWLKDLQSGNS, encoded by the coding sequence GTGTTCTTTGCAGTCATTACGCTTTTTCCTGAAATGTTTGAAGCGATTACAGCCTACGGTATTAGCGGGCGCGCAGCAAAACGCGATTTAATGCAAATTCATTGTATTAATCCACGCGAATTTGCTGAAGGGAACTACAAACGGGTGGATGAACGTCCATTTGGTGGTGGTCCCGGTATGGTGATGATGGCTGAGCCATTAGCGAAAGCAATTCATCGTGCCAAAGAGCTTGCAGCGCAAGCGGGTGCAGTTCATGTTCCTGTGGTGTATATGTCACCGCAAGGAAAAACCTTAAATGAACCTGCAGTACAGGATTTCGTTAAATATGACGGACTGATCGTATTGTGTGGACGTTATGAAGGTGTCGATGAGCGTTTGATCCAGAAATATGTCGATCAGGAATGGTCGATTGGAGATTACGTGTTGTCGGGTGGTGAGCTCCCTGCGATGGTTTTATTGGACAGTATTATCCGGAGACTTCCGGGTGCAATGTCGGATGAACAATCACATGTGCAAGACTCATTTGTGGATGGTCTGTTAGACTGCCCACAATATACCAAGCCAGACCATTTTGAAGGTATGGATGTACCAGACATTTTAAAATCGGGACATCATGCCAATATTGAGAAATGGCGGTTTTTGCAGCGCTATCAGCGCACTTTGGAACGCCGACCTGAGTTGGTAGAAAAAGTTGAACTGAGCAAGCAGCAAAAGAAATGGCTAAAAGATTTGCAAAGTGGCAACAGCTAA
- the rimM gene encoding ribosome maturation factor RimM (Essential for efficient processing of 16S rRNA) has product MTPTQNVPEDRIQIGQLRSAYGLNGWLWVYSNTEPMSNIFDYLPWYIETKAGWQIVDVKRWKPHGKGLVVSLKGVSDRTAADGLVGANVWISKSQLPQAGVDEYYWSDLKGLTVLGLDEEEQEVNLGQIHEMFETGANDVMVVRATADSVDGEERMIPWHKDVVQRVDLEAGRIYVNWGVDY; this is encoded by the coding sequence ATGACACCAACACAGAATGTTCCCGAAGATCGTATTCAGATTGGACAGTTACGTTCAGCATATGGATTAAATGGGTGGCTCTGGGTCTATTCCAATACAGAACCTATGAGCAATATATTTGACTACCTCCCTTGGTACATTGAAACTAAAGCAGGTTGGCAAATTGTAGATGTAAAACGTTGGAAACCACATGGCAAGGGCCTGGTTGTTTCGCTGAAAGGTGTGAGTGATCGCACTGCAGCAGATGGCTTGGTGGGTGCTAATGTCTGGATCTCTAAGTCGCAACTGCCTCAAGCAGGCGTGGACGAGTATTACTGGTCTGACCTGAAAGGTCTAACTGTGTTAGGTCTGGATGAAGAAGAGCAGGAAGTCAATCTCGGTCAAATCCATGAAATGTTTGAAACAGGTGCCAATGACGTGATGGTAGTTCGCGCTACTGCTGACAGCGTCGATGGCGAAGAGCGAATGATTCCATGGCATAAAGATGTGGTACAGCGAGTTGATCTCGAAGCTGGTCGTATCTACGTAAATTGGGGCGTAGATTATTAA
- the rpsP gene encoding 30S ribosomal protein S16 yields the protein MVVIRLARGGAKKRPFYQIIVTDSRNARDGRFIERIGFFNPTAQGKAEKLRLDADRFAHWVSQGAQPSDRVASLAAQAKKAAVAA from the coding sequence ATGGTTGTTATTCGTCTTGCACGCGGTGGTGCTAAAAAACGTCCATTCTATCAAATCATTGTGACTGATAGCCGTAATGCACGTGACGGTCGTTTCATCGAACGTATCGGTTTCTTCAACCCTACAGCACAAGGTAAAGCAGAAAAACTTCGTTTAGATGCTGACCGTTTTGCTCACTGGGTTTCTCAAGGTGCTCAACCTTCTGATCGTGTTGCTTCTCTAGCTGCTCAAGCTAAGAAAGCTGCAGTTGCTGCATAA
- a CDS encoding type IV pilin protein — protein MDRLKNGFTLIELMVVVVIIGILAMVAYPSYQDYVKKTKRVEAQSELSEIASRLQRYKVANFHYKKSSTAAITLADLGLTSATPNSQNGLYRFSLVFNSKTAPTTWTLYAEPISSQVGNGVNCINELSQQFWSKTASTSALCKAGLSSTSTWDGR, from the coding sequence ATGGACAGATTAAAGAATGGATTTACACTCATTGAGCTGATGGTTGTTGTGGTAATTATTGGGATTTTAGCTATGGTGGCATATCCTTCATATCAAGATTATGTGAAAAAAACTAAACGTGTAGAAGCACAATCAGAATTAAGTGAGATTGCTTCAAGATTACAGCGTTATAAAGTTGCCAATTTTCATTATAAGAAATCAAGCACAGCTGCAATTACTTTGGCAGATCTAGGTCTTACGAGTGCCACTCCAAACTCGCAAAATGGACTTTATCGTTTTTCATTGGTGTTTAATTCAAAAACAGCCCCTACTACATGGACGCTATATGCAGAACCCATATCTAGTCAAGTTGGGAATGGGGTCAATTGCATTAATGAGCTCAGTCAGCAATTTTGGTCTAAAACAGCGAGTACATCAGCTCTATGTAAAGCTGGTTTATCTTCAACATCAACATGGGACGGTCGCTAA
- a CDS encoding type IV pilin protein has product MNNYKGFTLIELIIVVVMMAIMAAIALPSYQHYVRKADESAVNQMMQQISNELEKYKSRQFTYVGYSLPAELTYWPKNSTSATAKYIITVLDGDNITKKLTDTGITGRKWVISANAANTQPKLNSLVMNSLGQKCKKQGSTISLDCSGADPWTD; this is encoded by the coding sequence ATGAATAATTATAAAGGATTTACATTGATTGAACTCATAATAGTAGTTGTTATGATGGCAATCATGGCTGCTATAGCTTTACCAAGTTATCAGCATTATGTGCGTAAAGCTGATGAGTCTGCTGTTAATCAAATGATGCAGCAGATTTCAAATGAGTTGGAAAAATATAAATCACGTCAATTCACCTACGTGGGTTATAGTCTGCCGGCAGAATTAACCTATTGGCCTAAAAATAGTACTTCAGCAACAGCAAAATATATTATTACAGTGCTTGATGGCGATAATATAACTAAAAAATTAACTGATACTGGTATTACAGGCCGTAAGTGGGTGATATCTGCAAATGCAGCAAATACACAACCTAAACTCAATAGTTTGGTGATGAATAGCCTTGGTCAAAAATGTAAAAAACAGGGAAGTACAATAAGTTTAGATTGTAGTGGAGCTGATCCATGGACAGATTAA
- a CDS encoding PilC/PilY family type IV pilus protein translates to MHFYSIWQNNTEGKKLNKIKNSTFFTISAFSAALVCQTATTYASDIEIYKAPTTGGSTLTLILDLSSSMHQGKLTSSSTDQTPVNKDFFGGISCTVFTRSTGDTSSFEIFTTLNGVTKSFQGRYCFIEDKQKYKANGTVISGTREGVYKDITSTKDRNAISNGCISRGFTEVISGSTDIKKGTRYYCPDRLTTLKKSLFELIAGNSKIIVPVGDPVLTTVGALPDTTTLGITTFNASITDRGFFSLSTDRVALLEVIKDLSAGSGTAISNAMASGARQLSNYIDTVQQACAGYGLYFLTDGEPYNDNRQTAKATFASIVKNKSAQDTVPSITSRCSNGTTMDNSDDRLRSWECTTEMASILNQGYTLKGVQVKTAVVGFGNEFRFADSAGDRIVYLTTNPNNPEDRGHPGTYYTDTILAGLFNGTNNRVLQAAKASVRGGGGWYSPDNAQEITDSVQEFVRLIKVSIPAITTGTATIPQDSLNAVAIQPFAYFPQFQPKPSEDYQLWGGNLKKYKVLNAVLKDKDDANAFGTASGTLNTAAKDLWVKGLATDSELNNIGGILGKLNLKATSAVFNRKVLTNAGTTLSTVDETYIKGDLASRKYLLGLLGYDLTEAQLNALTATSNLTSLSPDKTLRNMGAVMHSTPVLLTQAGKVEYIDETANGITTSKISTATRDDYLLFGTTQGVLHVVKVGAESDTTANYTGGHEVFAFVPQEILANQPRAFLNETESGSNGMNQLYYGVDGQWVAHTEYVYNSTSDKFLVKDGAKLGKQWVYGGMRMGGRSYYALDLTDMSSPAIKFRIDPATSKVYSPAVTAGEYSYSHLSKMGESWSKPVIANVQWQGKRRLVMFVGGGYDRTGGTDGKGYETFNYVQTNGLGAGVFMFDAHTGEPLWSTYEAIDSSKPSTSPYKGDGNEIKYSIVSQIKAIDREGDGDVDHLYFGDLGGQVFRIDLNSAHSPLTISSTATETQKNAAINSSKASFAKNIVRLLEIKQANGLSPRFYEAPGFSIYLGTNGNFAVVSIGSGNRSNPLLGKQDNSAYIVPGETAATNSAMINDAVYNLFDVDVVKKDPMTFTLQDANLSNLAVVTDENRELGVTPAATAAEPNPLPARKLDFTGKKGWYYAFTSSTGRKAVEKAQGDVIVIDHDLYVSTFDAEAVGSTEACGAGIYGASKAHRFCMPYGQCPHGDTAANNKLTLGNGLLGITLGGGTDGNPNSRSIVAPLSNRTTSANNKILGVMYRSSLKLTPLSWYEKN, encoded by the coding sequence ATGCACTTTTACAGCATTTGGCAAAATAATACTGAGGGTAAGAAGTTGAATAAAATTAAAAATAGTACATTTTTTACAATCTCCGCATTCAGTGCTGCATTAGTTTGTCAGACGGCAACTACGTATGCCAGTGATATTGAAATTTACAAGGCTCCGACTACAGGTGGATCGACCTTGACGTTGATTTTAGATTTATCAAGCTCAATGCACCAAGGCAAACTTACAAGTAGTTCAACTGATCAAACGCCAGTAAATAAGGACTTTTTTGGGGGGATAAGTTGTACAGTCTTCACGCGATCAACTGGAGATACCAGCTCATTTGAGATATTTACAACATTAAATGGTGTCACAAAAAGTTTTCAGGGCAGATATTGCTTTATTGAAGATAAGCAGAAATATAAAGCAAATGGAACTGTAATAAGTGGTACGCGCGAAGGGGTTTATAAGGATATTACTTCTACCAAGGATAGAAATGCTATTTCAAATGGCTGTATTTCAAGGGGTTTTACAGAGGTAATTAGCGGCTCGACAGATATAAAGAAGGGGACTCGATACTATTGTCCGGATCGTCTGACAACATTAAAGAAAAGCTTATTTGAACTTATAGCAGGTAATTCTAAGATTATAGTACCTGTTGGTGATCCAGTTTTAACTACGGTAGGTGCGTTACCCGATACAACAACGCTTGGAATTACTACATTTAATGCAAGTATTACAGATAGAGGATTTTTTTCATTAAGCACCGATAGAGTAGCGTTATTAGAGGTTATCAAGGATCTTAGTGCTGGATCAGGGACTGCGATATCTAATGCTATGGCATCAGGAGCTCGACAACTTTCTAACTATATTGATACTGTTCAGCAAGCTTGCGCAGGGTATGGACTCTATTTCTTAACTGATGGTGAACCATATAATGATAATAGACAAACAGCTAAAGCGACTTTTGCAAGTATTGTTAAAAATAAATCAGCTCAGGATACTGTTCCCTCAATAACCTCTAGATGTTCCAATGGTACAACCATGGATAATAGTGATGATCGATTAAGATCTTGGGAATGTACAACAGAGATGGCTAGCATTTTAAATCAAGGCTATACCTTAAAAGGAGTTCAAGTTAAAACAGCTGTTGTAGGTTTTGGTAATGAGTTTAGATTTGCTGATAGTGCTGGGGATAGGATTGTTTATTTAACAACGAATCCGAATAATCCTGAAGATAGGGGACATCCTGGCACATACTATACTGATACTATCCTGGCTGGATTATTTAATGGAACCAATAATCGGGTATTACAAGCTGCAAAAGCATCAGTGCGAGGCGGAGGCGGTTGGTATAGTCCAGATAATGCACAAGAAATTACTGACAGTGTTCAAGAGTTTGTAAGATTAATTAAGGTTTCTATTCCGGCAATTACTACAGGAACTGCGACGATCCCGCAGGATAGTTTGAATGCGGTCGCAATTCAGCCATTTGCATATTTTCCACAATTTCAACCAAAACCCTCTGAAGACTACCAGCTTTGGGGAGGTAACTTAAAAAAATATAAAGTGCTTAATGCAGTGTTAAAAGATAAAGATGATGCGAATGCTTTTGGTACGGCATCAGGAACTTTAAACACCGCAGCAAAAGATCTATGGGTAAAAGGTCTGGCTACGGATTCTGAGCTGAATAATATTGGTGGAATATTAGGTAAATTAAACCTTAAAGCAACATCTGCAGTCTTTAATCGAAAAGTATTGACCAATGCTGGAACCACTCTAAGCACAGTCGATGAAACTTATATCAAAGGAGACCTTGCGTCTCGTAAATATTTACTTGGGTTGCTTGGTTACGATTTAACAGAAGCTCAACTCAATGCATTAACAGCAACGTCGAATTTAACTTCATTAAGTCCCGACAAGACGCTTAGAAATATGGGTGCTGTTATGCATTCAACACCTGTACTGCTTACACAAGCAGGTAAAGTTGAATATATAGATGAAACTGCTAATGGCATTACGACCTCAAAAATAAGTACCGCAACACGTGATGACTATTTGTTATTTGGAACTACGCAAGGTGTTCTGCATGTAGTTAAGGTGGGAGCAGAAAGTGATACTACGGCAAATTATACTGGTGGTCATGAAGTTTTTGCTTTCGTCCCACAGGAAATCCTAGCTAACCAACCAAGAGCTTTTTTAAATGAAACTGAGTCTGGTTCAAATGGTATGAATCAACTTTATTATGGTGTGGATGGACAGTGGGTTGCGCATACAGAATATGTATACAACAGTACATCAGATAAATTTCTTGTTAAAGATGGAGCTAAATTAGGTAAGCAGTGGGTCTACGGTGGCATGCGTATGGGTGGGCGTAGTTATTACGCGCTAGACCTGACTGATATGTCTAGTCCAGCTATCAAATTTAGAATTGATCCCGCAACATCCAAAGTTTATAGCCCGGCAGTAACTGCTGGTGAATATTCATATTCTCATTTGAGTAAAATGGGGGAGAGTTGGTCAAAACCAGTTATTGCTAATGTGCAGTGGCAAGGTAAACGGCGGTTAGTTATGTTTGTGGGTGGTGGATACGACCGAACAGGGGGCACAGATGGTAAAGGTTATGAAACATTTAATTATGTTCAGACCAACGGGCTCGGCGCGGGTGTATTTATGTTTGATGCCCATACTGGTGAGCCACTTTGGTCAACTTATGAGGCAATTGATTCAAGTAAGCCTTCTACGTCTCCATATAAGGGGGATGGTAACGAAATCAAATATAGTATCGTTAGCCAAATCAAAGCCATTGATCGTGAGGGTGATGGAGATGTTGATCATTTGTATTTTGGTGATTTAGGTGGGCAAGTCTTTAGGATTGATCTTAATAGTGCTCATTCACCTTTAACGATTAGTTCTACAGCTACTGAGACCCAAAAAAACGCTGCTATTAATAGTTCTAAAGCGAGCTTTGCGAAAAATATTGTGCGCTTGCTAGAGATAAAGCAGGCGAATGGCCTTAGTCCGCGTTTTTATGAGGCTCCAGGTTTTAGTATCTACCTAGGAACAAATGGTAATTTTGCGGTTGTCAGTATTGGTTCAGGAAATAGAAGTAATCCACTTCTAGGAAAACAGGATAATAGTGCATATATAGTGCCAGGAGAAACCGCTGCAACTAATTCAGCGATGATTAATGACGCTGTTTATAATTTGTTTGATGTGGATGTTGTAAAAAAAGATCCTATGACTTTTACCTTACAAGATGCAAACTTAAGTAATTTAGCTGTGGTTACTGATGAAAATAGAGAATTAGGTGTAACACCAGCTGCTACAGCAGCCGAACCTAATCCTTTACCAGCGCGTAAGCTTGATTTTACGGGGAAAAAGGGCTGGTACTATGCCTTTACATCTTCTACAGGGCGTAAAGCGGTAGAAAAAGCTCAAGGTGATGTGATAGTTATTGATCATGATTTATATGTTTCAACATTTGATGCAGAAGCTGTAGGAAGCACAGAAGCTTGTGGGGCTGGTATTTATGGCGCTAGTAAGGCACACCGTTTTTGTATGCCTTACGGACAATGTCCACATGGTGATACTGCAGCAAACAATAAACTGACCTTAGGCAATGGATTGTTAGGGATAACGCTTGGCGGAGGTACAGATGGGAATCCTAATTCAAGAAGTATTGTTGCTCCTTTAAGTAATCGAACAACATCTGCCAATAATAAAATCTTAGGAGTTATGTATAGGAGTAGTTTGAAATTAACACCACTTAGTTGGTATGAGAAGAACTAA
- a CDS encoding pilus assembly PilX N-terminal domain-containing protein, translating into MNKIERGSTLIVVLVILVAITIMGSLAIRSSITSLKVVTMGQAQQLMMQNSDAALFQVENPDRLDRNMAINGMFGYIKGEDNIGKELVFCYRASESEFFKLSRASLIAWNGNTVSNSELGSAGFCRIEDSYFSTNRKTVITQVAIKAADMTEAEAFAYMQKGTDPDGSKIDPAQSYTVHATTIFPALAPSTVTNASIDNCFKQHFNSIPATKVAEVDLELTNEKAKPATGAGAQNPTTISNLELAKKTVSACLSNLGVPTHTQVATYALLQHLAK; encoded by the coding sequence ATGAATAAGATTGAACGAGGGTCTACATTAATCGTGGTTCTGGTTATTTTGGTAGCCATTACTATCATGGGTAGTTTAGCCATCCGTTCCAGTATCACTTCTTTAAAAGTGGTCACCATGGGGCAAGCACAACAACTTATGATGCAAAACTCAGATGCTGCGCTTTTTCAAGTCGAAAATCCGGATCGATTAGATCGAAATATGGCGATTAATGGCATGTTTGGTTATATCAAAGGTGAAGATAACATCGGTAAAGAATTGGTATTTTGTTATAGGGCATCTGAATCAGAATTTTTTAAGTTAAGCCGAGCAAGTTTAATTGCTTGGAATGGGAACACTGTAAGTAATTCAGAGCTGGGATCAGCAGGTTTCTGCCGAATTGAAGATAGTTATTTTAGTACAAATCGTAAAACGGTAATAACGCAAGTAGCGATTAAAGCGGCAGATATGACTGAAGCAGAAGCATTTGCGTATATGCAAAAAGGAACTGATCCTGATGGTTCCAAAATTGATCCGGCTCAATCGTATACTGTTCATGCAACAACAATATTTCCTGCATTAGCACCATCTACAGTGACCAATGCCTCTATCGATAATTGCTTTAAGCAACATTTTAATAGCATTCCTGCTACGAAAGTAGCTGAAGTTGATCTCGAATTAACGAATGAAAAAGCCAAGCCAGCAACAGGGGCTGGTGCTCAGAATCCAACTACTATATCAAATTTAGAATTAGCCAAAAAAACAGTCTCAGCATGTTTGTCTAACTTAGGTGTGCCAACGCATACACAAGTGGCAACTTATGCACTTTTACAGCATTTGGCAAAATAA